One Dunckerocampus dactyliophorus isolate RoL2022-P2 chromosome 18, RoL_Ddac_1.1, whole genome shotgun sequence genomic region harbors:
- the hoatz gene encoding cilia- and flagella-associated protein HOATZ, translating into MAAPPEPPVNNDASSDVFTVFSGSSPEDVSHARKLWSSLCMVPPLESRLVSADIPQRLPVSRPERNVHSEPSRSEPPNLFAVQQRQEERKRYLSMAAQRKETLALLRRQREQRIQKELLSAAFKPKPPKEKVPKEKTCELDIDKELVRQLE; encoded by the coding sequence ATGGCTGCCCCTCCGGAGCCTCCTGTGAACAACGACGCTTCTAGCGACGTCTTCACCGTGTTTAGCGGCTCTTCCCCGGAGGACGTGTCCCACGCTCGGAAACTCTGGAGCTCCTTGTGCATGGTGCCTCCGCTAGAGTCTCGCCTGGTGTCGGCGGACATCCCGCAGAGGTTACCGGTGTCCCGGCCGGAGCGAAACGTCCACTCGGAGCCTTCCCGCTCGGAGCCACCGAACCTGTTCGCCGTTCAGCAGCGGCAGGAGGAGCGGAAGAGGTACCTGTCCATGGCCGCCCAGAGGAAGGAGACGCTGGCTCTGCTCAGAAGGCAGAGGGAGCAAAGGATCCAGAAGGAGCTCCTGTCTGCGGCCTTCAAGCCCAAACCCCCCAAAGAAAAAGTGCCCAAAGAGAAGACCTGCGAGTTGGACATTGACAAGGAGCTGGTCAGACAACTTGAATGA